The DNA region CTTAATTTAATTACCAATAAATACCTATCAATGCTATTTTTATTTAAAAAGTAAGGATATTTAAAAAAAACGAAAAAGAATATTGTTGCATATTCACATAAATGATGTTTAATTTTTACGATTATTTTAATTAAAAGTTTAAGACAAATAGCAAAAATAAAACTATTTTAAATCAAATGCTATTAAACTTTTAATTATTAATTAATTTTATTATTTATTATCTTTTAAATAATACCTCTTGATAGGATTACTGCTTTAAATTAACAACTAAAAAACGCTTTTTGACGTCTTTCAAATTATTATTTAATAGTTTTCACTAATAAATAATTAATCATCTAACCCCAGAGATAATAACTATAAGTGCAACATTGATATTTTACCAATGTTTTTTTAGATCGGTCTACTGGCTTAGTTTCACTTTACTCACTATTCCTTCTCAAGAAATATTTTCTCAATGGAATGATGTTAGCTTTCATCCACTTTACAGGTGCTGGGTCAGCCTAGGATTCACACCTAATTCCCGTAACATCCAAAATTGCTTTTTAAAGTTGTTAAAATAATAATATAAAGTTTACTTTTAAAATGCAAGTTAAAATTAACAAATTATTTGTGGAAACTTAGATTAAGTATACCGCTTTTTTCATCGTGTAATCGAAGTGCAACAAATCAACTTTGAAAGGACTTTATTTTTTAATGGAAAAAAACATTATTTTCTTTTGCGGTCCTTAGTAATTAAGTATGGAAAAGATATTGTTATTAATACTATAAATAAAATAGTAATTAATAATGAAAAAGAAAATGAATAAATTATCCGCGTAATTTATTAGCGTTAATTTATTCAATATAGTTTATTTTGAGCATAGCGAACACGCGAAGCGTGCTGCGATATTTTTAGAAAAGAGATGTAATATATTATTTTTAGAAGGGAGTTATATTATGCCAACTTGATTAACGACAATATTTAGTGTTGTTATTATATTATGGATTTTTGCTTAAATTGGTTTATCAAATTATCAAAAAATTAAACAAATTCAAAGAAAGAAAAAAGAAAAAAAGAAATTGAAAGAAAGGAGGATAAAAAATAATGTTAGGTATGTATTTAACAACAGCAGTTAATTTTTTAGCAAATACACCTAAAACTATGTCTGAGGATATGACTGGTATTTGAACTGGTTTATCTAGTGCATTATGAAAAGTTAAAGAAGATATAACAAATATTTTACCTGAGATAATGGTTTTTTTAGGTGATACGTGAATTATTTTAATTCCGCCCCTCCTTATGATAGTGTTATTTTATTTGATGAAAGTTATTTGTATATTGATGGAACTAGTCCTCACGATGAGAAAAAAGTTCATAGTGGTAAAATACCGTGAATTGTTTTAGCGAGACATTTTGGTAATCGTGCGTTGTTTACTGCTCAGCGTGAGGGTATGATTTTAAATAATATTCGCCAGTTAGCAAGTGGCATTATTATTCCAATTTCATTGAAAAAACCTGTTGCTAAAAAGGATTTAATTTTTTTAATAGTTTCTTTATTATGCTAATTGGAATTTTCCAAGATATAACGGATTATGAAATTTGAAAAACAAAATCAGTAGAACGAACAGCAGAAGGTAAACAAGTAAAACATTAGTCGGATGTTGGATTAGGAATTCGGTTTTTTAAAATAATTATTCCGCTTGAATTTGCCAATAAGTATGATAGTCAATGGTTAAAATTTGTGCTTGATTAAAAAAATGATGAAATTTTTAATAAAAAAGAATATTATTGGTTGAAAATAACAAAATTGAGTGTTAAAGAGCGATTGGAGTTATTTGATATTGATATTTTGAAAAAAAATTTAAAACCTAAAAAAGAGAAAAGAAACAAGAAAGATGATTAATTTATTAGATGAAAATAATAATAGTAATTAAGACAAGATTTTTAGTATTTTTTTTGATATATTTTTGTTTATTTTTGATGTAATTTGAAATACAAAATTACCGATGACAAATACGTCAATTGCTTATTTTTTAATATTTTTTATGGTTATTAAATTATCGATTTATGCAATTCACGGGACATCAACACAATATAATAATTTAGGTTCAACAGTTAATAATGGTGTTTTGCAAGCATATTCATCAACCGTACGAAAAGATATTGGAATAGGTAAAAAAGTTTATCACAATAGTAATAAGCAACAAGTTAAACGAGAAATTAAACGTCAAAATATTAGACAACAAGCAAAAATTAAAAGAGGTGTTAAATAATGATTAAATTAGTTTTATTGGTGGCAGCAATTGCGATATTTGGTATTGGTTTTATGACTGTTATATTGATAATTTGCAATATGATACTGTTTTAGTTAACTTTTTTGCGTTAAAATTGCAAAATTTTAATAATATTTTATTGAGTGAAAATATTAATGATAAATTGCAATTTGATAAATTATTAAATAGTATGTTTAAGATTTCACAGAAATTTTATACTAATTATTTACGAACGATTTTTGATTTATAAAATAATACTTATGTTTAAGATTATAATAAAAAATATGGTTTATTAGTAAATAATGGTTTTAAAATTTATCCACGATATTTTTATTTTTCAGATAAATATAAGCAATTAGATATTAAATTATATTCAGCATTTAAAAATCGGTTTTATACGATTAATAATTATGGTAGTGTTTTTAATTATGATTTTTCGGTTTCTAATGATTATAATATTAAGTTAAATTCTGGTTATGTTTTTGGTGGTGATTTACAAAATAAATATGGTTTGCAATATAAAAAAATTGAAGAACAAAAAATCGGTTATAATGTTTTTGAATTGCAAGCTCAAAAAGAGAATGATATGTATCGTTATTATGATTTTAATTTTGGGATTTATAATTGACAAGAGATAAATAGTGGTGGTTTATTCCCTGATAAGCAATGATGACAAGTACAATATGTAACTCCCAAGGGTTGATGAGATTTTGGTGCTCATATTAAAAATGCCGTAATTTGAATTGTTAATACTATTCCGGGAGTTAAACAAGTTAACGAGTTAGCGAGTGGTGTTGGTAAGGTTTTTGAGACAGTATATAGTTTTTTTAGTCAAATATTTGGGGTATGAAAATTTAATCCTGCGTTGTATAGTACAATAATAAATATCTTTTTATTAATTATTTTTATGAAATTTGTGCGATTAATATAAAAAAGGAACTGTTATTTAGTTCCTTTTTGTTATTTTCAATCAGTAATTTCACCGGTTTTTTTGTTGATTGGTGATGTTTCAGGTTCATTTAAACCACCATCTCAACGATAAAAAACTAAGTTATCTAGAGTTACATATTTTGTAGTACCAAATTTTATTCCTTTATATGTTTTTCCATCAGCTGTATTATTAAAATCAAAAAGTTTAATTTTATTATTTTCATCATATTTTTCTTTTAATATAAATTTATTAGCAAATATTAAAATATATCATTTATCATTTTTTACTTTAAATTCTTTTTCTAAATTTTCTTTAGAATTATCAACTAATTTTCAATTACTATTTTCTGGTGGTTGTTGTGTGTTATATGATGGTTTTGGTGATGGTTTTGGTGATGGTTTTGGTGATGGTTTTGGTTTATTACTTGCCTCGTTTTCATTATTATTTTCTTTATTACAACTGATTAATGTTGTTGTACTTGTTGCGGTTAATCCGATTGTTCCTATTATGCTAAGTAATTTTTTCATATATATTGTTCTTTTTTATTGTTTTATATATAATTGATTTTATCATATATCAATTATATATAAATTATTCGTATTAAATATTAAAAATTTTATAAGTTAATGAAAGGTATATAAATGCTATGTATAGTCATTTAAGTTTTATGGATAAAGTTAAATTAGAACAGTTATTTTTATCAAAAATTTTTTTAAAAAATAATGGTAAGCAGAATATTTTTGTAATTGCTAAATATTTGAATAGACATAGTAGCACTATTTTAAGAGAAATTAAACGTTTTAAAACTATTGAAGAATATAGTTCTTATAAGTCAAATAAAATGTATTATGAGAAAAGAAAAAAGAATAATAAAAGATGTAATTTTACAGAAGAACAGATTAATTTTATGAAAATTAGACTTAATAAATATCGTGATTCTCCGATAGAATTTATTTATAGTTATTTTTTAAAATTTGGTGTTAAATTTCCGGTTTCTGTTAAAACATTGTATAAATGAATTTGTTTAGGTTTTTATGGATTTTTAAAACAAAATTTACGATATCGTGGTAAAAAATTTAAAACAAAAGGAAAAAAAGATAATCGTGGTCAATTAACTAATTTTAAGTCAATTTGAAACATTGAAAATAAATTTTCTAATGTTGGATGATTTGAAATGAATACTGTTGTTGGTAAAAATCATCAATCTTCTCTTTTAATTTTAGTAGAACAATCAAGTAGAAAATATTTTGCAATAAAATTAGAAAATCATACTGCTAATGAAGTTTTTGAAAAGTTTAAAGAATTAGTTAAAGTAAATAATTTAATTGGGAAAATTAAAGGCGTAATAACTGATAGAGGAAGAGAATTTTATAAATGAAGAGAATTAGAAATATTCGCTGAAACACAAGTATATTTTTGTGATGCTGGTTCACCACAACAAAAACCTTTAATTAAATATATGAATAGTGAATTCAGACATTGATTTTCTAAGGAAATTGATTTTAATAAAGTTAGTCAGAAACGATTAAATTGAGTAGTTAATGATGTAATTAATGAAAAAATACGACCCTGTTTAAATTGAATAAGTGCAAAAGAAATGTTTTTACAGAATATTAAATAAATTTATTAATTAAAATTTAATAAATTATTTTTTAGTGTGTTTAAATATGGATAAAATAAAAGAAAAATTAAAATATTTTAATTTTTTTTAAATTTATGGTTGATTTTTGTAATTTTTATTATATTATTTAGTTAATAAAGATTTGTTGCAGTTCATTTTACACGTTTCATAATCAGATTTTTAACTTAGCGGTTTGTTAATTTAAAATTAATATGGTAAAGTTAGTATTGTAAATGATTTTATGAAATGGTTAATATTTCTTAAAATAAATGACTTTAATTAACTGTTTTTATTAATAAATTATTATAAATTATTTCATTTAAAAAAATAATTACATTAAATGATATATATTATAAAGAGTAGAAAAAACATAAATTAAAAATATAAAATGGAAAAGTAATAAAATATCAATTTTATTCTTTTCAGTTGCGAAAGGGGCATATTAATATTATGGGCTATTTAGAAAAAATGTTTGAAAATTTAGGAAAAATATATTTAATATATAAAGTAATAGTATGAACGAATAATGTACATAAAAAAACTAAATCAGCATGAAATTTTATTGCTGATAAAATTAGCAAAAAATCAAATAGTGCAAAAAATTGGTTATTGAAAAAAAAATACTATTGAACTAATTATAATAAATGAGTTAATATAAGAACAAAAGAAGAAAGAAAAAAAATTAATGTTCAACAAGATATTGTTATTAATGCTCAAATATATTACAAACAAGTTGAAAGAAAGGCAAAGCGTAAACTTGAAGAAATGAAGAAGATTGCAAAAAGAGATAATATATATGAGTATTTAGAACCTGACTTTAGACAAATTGAAATTGTTTTAGATAATTTTGACATCTTAAAAATGATGTCACATATTTCAGCTTCAAATCAAGATCTTTCTGATAAATTTAAAGAAATTATTATTGAAGTTAATACAGCTTCACCTTCACATTCAAATAGTGAACAAATGATTGATAATGATAGAACCGATGATAATGATGAATTTTTTGATACAGTAGAAGAATTAGAGTCTAATCAAATAGATTATGAACGCAGTTCCTAAGGAAATTTAATAAATAATTTTATAAAATTGCATCGTGTACGATGAAGCTCCAAAAAAACAACTCTTGTTAAAGGGTTGTTTTTTTATTTGAAAATCAATCTAACAATTTAATAGATATTTTGGTGGTCTAACCCAACAGTAAACAGTCTGGAAATAATAGACACTTTAACAAGTGATAGTCGTGATAAGTCCAAGGTTAATATCAAACGACAATAAAAATAGAGATAGTGACTTTATAAATAAATTTGCGTATAGCATTAGGCTCTTCAAGGTGCAAGTAGATTTATTTTAAAAACTGAACGCTTTAACCTGAAATGGTGCGGATGAAGAGAGATAATTCTCTGGCACAACAAAGAAAAAACAACTACAAAGTTGTAGTCATTTTTAGTTAATTAATGGGGGTAACTATGAAAAATAAAATATGTTTTAAAAAAAGATATTGAGGTTATTGTTTTAAATGTAATCAAGAAAATAAAGAAGAAATTGAAAATAGATTGATTAAATAAACACTTTCACACGATGAAATTACTGCTGAACATTGAGCATTAAATACTAGAAAAAATTAGGAGGAATTAAATTATGGAAAAAAGATACTTATTAGTAATGAAATATGAAAATGAAGTTATAACTAAATCATTTTATACATTAAAAGAGGCAAAAATAACTGCTAAAGTTGAAAATCAACAAGAGTGATTAACAACTATTATTGATTTAGAAGATGAAAAAATTGAATGACAAGGAGAATAAATAATATGTATAAAGATGAAAATGGAAATATTTATACTGAAGAAGATTTATTTAATGAAGCATTAGAAAAATGTTATTCATAAGAGAGTGCTTATGACTATATTGAGACATTAATTGAAGAAAAGAATTTGGAGGAAATATAAAATGAAAATATTAAAAGATGTTATTGCGGACTTAACTAGTATTGAGGTTTAACAAGAAAAATTAAATCAATAT from Spiroplasma kunkelii CR2-3x includes:
- a CDS encoding lipoprotein, translating into MKKLLSIIGTIGLTATSTTTLISCNKENNNENEASNKPKPSPKPSPKPSPKPSYNTQQPPENSNWKLVDNSKENLEKEFKVKNDKWYILIFANKFILKEKYDENNKIKLFDFNNTADGKTYKGIKFGTTKYVTLDNLVFYRWDGGLNEPETSPINKKTGEITDWK
- a CDS encoding IS30 family transposase, giving the protein MYSHLSFMDKVKLEQLFLSKIFLKNNGKQNIFVIAKYLNRHSSTILREIKRFKTIEEYSSYKSNKMYYEKRKKNNKRCNFTEEQINFMKIRLNKYRDSPIEFIYSYFLKFGVKFPVSVKTLYKWICLGFYGFLKQNLRYRGKKFKTKGKKDNRGQLTNFKSIWNIENKFSNVGWFEMNTVVGKNHQSSLLILVEQSSRKYFAIKLENHTANEVFEKFKELVKVNNLIGKIKGVITDRGREFYKWRELEIFAETQVYFCDAGSPQQKPLIKYMNSEFRHWFSKEIDFNKVSQKRLNWVVNDVINEKIRPCLNWISAKEMFLQNIK